The sequence below is a genomic window from Clostridium sp. BJN0001.
AATTATACCAGTTATTTTTTTATCATTTGTTTTTAATGCTGTTACTTCTACTTGCTTAATGTCTAGATTTTCCTGATTCTCAAGGACTTCTTTCATTCTAAACTGATACTTTTTCTTATCAGCCTGTGCTCTTAAAGAATGAACAGCAGGACCTTTAGATGTATTTAACATTCTTGATTGAATAAATGTGTGATCGATATTTACACCCATTTCTCCACCTAACGCATCTATTTCTCTTACAAGATGACCTTTTGCAGTTCCTCCTATATTAGGATTACAAGGCATTAATGCTATTGAATCAAGGTTTATTGTACATACAAGTGTTTTTAAACCAAGTCTTGCTGAAGCTAATGCTGCTTCACATCCTGCATGACCTGCTCCAATAACTACAACATCATAATCCCCAGCTTCATAATTTATTGCCATTATTTTTTCCCTACTTTCCTACGCAAAATTCACTAAATATTTTATTTAATAGATCTTCTTCAAGTTCATCACCAGTAATCTCTCCAAGTGATTTCATTGCAGCAGTAATATATATAGATATTAAATCAAGATACTCATTATTCTCAAGTTTTTCTAGTGCTTTTCTACAGTTCTCATCTGTCCTAAATAAAGCTTCCTTATGTCTTGTATTTGATATAATAAGACTTTCAGAATTTATTTCACCTTTAAAAAATAATTCTTTTATATATTGTTTTAAATTATCAACACCAAATCCTGTCTTAGCAGAAATTTCAATAGTTTTTCCGAGTTTCTTAATATCATCATCAGATATCTTTCTGTCAAGATCGCATTTATTTAAAAGTGTGATATGCTTCTTATTTTTTATTTTTTCAATTATATCAATATCTTCATCTCGTAAAATATCAGAAGAATCTAAAAGATGTATTACAAAATCAGCATTCTCTATTTTTTGAATAGAGATTTCAACACCAATTTTTTCAACCTTATCTTCAGTATCTCTGATACCTGCGGTATCAGTAATTTTTATTGGAATTCCATCAAAATTAAGATATTCCTCAATAACATCTCTTGTGGTTCCAGGAACATCTGTAACAATAGCTCTTTTTTCTTTTAAAAGCGTATTCATAAGTGATGATTTTCCAACATTAGGTCTTCCAACAAGAACTACATTAAGACCATCTCTTAATATTTTTCCTTCTTCTGCACTATTTAAAAGTTCTTCAACTCTCTTTATTGTTTTTGTTATGCCTTCTTTTATATTAGATATCATTTTATCATCAACTATATCTTCATCATCTTCTGTAAAATCAACTGCATACTCAATAAGCGCAAGAACATTTAAAAGATACTTTCTAAGTTTATGTATTTCTTTTGATAAAGCCCCTCTACTTTGCATAGATGCAGACTTCATTGCAAGCTCAGTTTTAGCTGTTATTATATCCATAACAGCCTCTGCTTCACTTAAATCTATTTTCCCATTTAGAAAGGCTCTTTTAGTAAATTCTCCTGGTTCTGCCATTCTGGCACCACATAAAACTATTTCATTTATAACTCTGTTGGTTGCTACAAGTCCACCATGACAATTTACTTCAACAACATTTTCTCCTGTATAACTATTAGGACCTTTCATAAAACTTACTATAACATCATCAATAATTTCTTTATTTTTAGAATTAATAATGTTTCCATATTTCATTGTATAAGTTTTAAACGCATCTATATTAAATTTATTTTTGGGAACAAATATTTTTTTAAGTATTTCTAAAACTTTGTCACCAGAAATTCTAATTATCGATATTCCGCCTTCCCCTATCGGTGTAGCTACTGCTACTATGGTATCAAATTCTTTCATAATTTATGCCTCCACAGAATAGACCTTATTTTAAAACTAATATCAATTTTACATAACTATACTGAATTAGTCAAAAAAAACTTATATATATTTTAAGGAAATAAAAAAAGCCTTTACGGCTTTTTTTTATTTCCTTAAATCAATTACTACTCTTCTATAAGGTTCATTTCCTTGACTATATGTACAAACAGAATCATTATCTGAAAGAGCAGAATGAATTATTCTTCTTTCGTACGCATTCATAGGTTCGAGTTTAATAGTTTTTTTTAACGTTAAAACTTTATGTGCAGTCTTAACTGCAAGATTTTTTAAAGTAACTTCTCGCTTATTCCTATAATTCTCTGTATCTAGTATCACTTTCTTATGTGGAATATCATGACATTTATTAGCGACTATCGAAACAAGATATTGAAGAGAATCTAATGTTTCTCCTCTGTAACCTATTATTATACCCATGTTTTCTCCAGATAATACAACATTTAGTATATTATCTTTTTCAGTTATTAATACATCAGATTTGATATCCATAGCTTTTAAAACTTTAGTTAAAAAATCTTTTACTGCATTAATATAATCATATTTTAGAGAAACTCGTATTTTAACAGGTCTTACTCCGATCACATTGAAAATACCCTTAGAACCATGATCGATCACATCTATGTTAACATATTCTTTCTCTGTCTTTAGTTCTTCAAGCGCTTTTTCTATAGCTTCATCGATAGTTTTTCCCTCTGTTTCAACATATTCCATCATAAATCACCCCTCTATAAATAAGTACAATTTATTTTTTATTTTTTTTCTTTGTACTTGCTAAATTTTTAGGCTTATCAGAAGTCATCTCAAACTTTTTAGGTTTTGCTTTTTCGTATTCACTAACCTGCTTATCAATTTCTTTCTGCTCTTTCATTGCTGGTTTGTAATTTAAAAAATATGTTTGAACTAACTGGATTACATTACCGATTATCCAGTATAAAACTAATATCGATTTGAAATTAAGTGCCATTACTCCCATTACAACTGACATTATTACATTAGTCATTCCCATGTTCATAGAAGGCTGACCTTCTGCTTGAGATGGCTGAGATTTTGTCATAAGATATGATGGGAAATAAGTAGATAAAGCTGCAATTACTGGTAATATAAACCACTGATCTGCAGAACCTAAGTCTTTTATCCACAAAAATGATGCTCCATTAATTCCATCTATTCTAAAGAATACATAATATAAAGCCATCAATATAGGAAATGGAAGAAGCATAGGCAAACATCCACCTGTTAAACTTACATTATTGTCTTTATAAAGTTTCATTGTTTCTTCTTGTAATTTCTGTGGATTATCTGAATATTTTTCTTTTATTTTTACAAGTTGTGGCTGAATTTTTTGCATTCCTTTAGTAGAATTTGCTGATTTAATATAAAATGGCAATATTATAATTCTTACAATCAAAGTAAATACAAATATCGCCAATACATATGATGCTCCAATATCAGAAACTCCAAATTCTTGAATCATTGAATGAAGAGATTCAAATATTTGAGCCATAAAATCTATTATTTTATTAAACACTAATATATATCCTCCTAAATTACTTTACGGGGTCATAGCCACCTTTGCATAAAGGATTACACCTTAATATTCTATATATGGCCATAAATCCACCTTTTAATGCACCATACTTTTCTATAGCATCCAATGCATATTGAGAACATGTAGGTACAAATCTACAACATGGCTGTTTTGATGGTGAAATATTTCTTCTATATAATTTAATTAGACTCAATAATATTTTCTTCATTTTTATATAAGCCTGCCTTTTTAAGTAAGGAAATCATAGCTTTTTCAACATCTGAATATTTCTTCATCTTTATTGAATTTCTAGCTATAAATACAAAATCATATCCTTTTGAAATATTATTATAA
It includes:
- the mnmE gene encoding tRNA uridine-5-carboxymethylaminomethyl(34) synthesis GTPase MnmE is translated as MKEFDTIVAVATPIGEGGISIIRISGDKVLEILKKIFVPKNKFNIDAFKTYTMKYGNIINSKNKEIIDDVIVSFMKGPNSYTGENVVEVNCHGGLVATNRVINEIVLCGARMAEPGEFTKRAFLNGKIDLSEAEAVMDIITAKTELAMKSASMQSRGALSKEIHKLRKYLLNVLALIEYAVDFTEDDEDIVDDKMISNIKEGITKTIKRVEELLNSAEEGKILRDGLNVVLVGRPNVGKSSLMNTLLKEKRAIVTDVPGTTRDVIEEYLNFDGIPIKITDTAGIRDTEDKVEKIGVEISIQKIENADFVIHLLDSSDILRDEDIDIIEKIKNKKHITLLNKCDLDRKISDDDIKKLGKTIEISAKTGFGVDNLKQYIKELFFKGEINSESLIISNTRHKEALFRTDENCRKALEKLENNEYLDLISIYITAAMKSLGEITGDELEEDLLNKIFSEFCVGK
- the yidC gene encoding membrane protein insertase YidC; the protein is MFNKIIDFMAQIFESLHSMIQEFGVSDIGASYVLAIFVFTLIVRIIILPFYIKSANSTKGMQKIQPQLVKIKEKYSDNPQKLQEETMKLYKDNNVSLTGGCLPMLLPFPILMALYYVFFRIDGINGASFLWIKDLGSADQWFILPVIAALSTYFPSYLMTKSQPSQAEGQPSMNMGMTNVIMSVVMGVMALNFKSILVLYWIIGNVIQLVQTYFLNYKPAMKEQKEIDKQVSEYEKAKPKKFEMTSDKPKNLASTKKKNKK
- the yidD gene encoding membrane protein insertion efficiency factor YidD, translated to MKKILLSLIKLYRRNISPSKQPCCRFVPTCSQYALDAIEKYGALKGGFMAIYRILRCNPLCKGGYDPVK
- the jag gene encoding RNA-binding cell elongation regulator Jag/EloR; the encoded protein is MEYVETEGKTIDEAIEKALEELKTEKEYVNIDVIDHGSKGIFNVIGVRPVKIRVSLKYDYINAVKDFLTKVLKAMDIKSDVLITEKDNILNVVLSGENMGIIIGYRGETLDSLQYLVSIVANKCHDIPHKKVILDTENYRNKREVTLKNLAVKTAHKVLTLKKTIKLEPMNAYERRIIHSALSDNDSVCTYSQGNEPYRRVVIDLRK